Within Thermococcus indicus, the genomic segment TTCCTACCCTTTTTTCAGGTGATGGAATGGTTAAACGGGCCGTTGCTCTGACGCTCATCCTGCTGGTGTTCTCATCCTTCATGCTTCCGCTCTCCTCCGCACAGGATACGAAGGAGGGGCCAAAGTACGACCTTATAATAGTGAGAAACGATGATTTAATCGATTATATCATCGCTCTACCCTACGCCAAGATGCTGGACGTCCCGATACTGCCCGTGAACCGCGAGGAACTCGATCCCGGAACAATCGCCCAGCTCCAGAGCTACGCCCAGTTCGGCTGGAACCACGTCCTTATAATCGGTGACTCCCAGGCCATCAGCGACAAGGTTCAGGATGAGCTCCTTGAGATGGGCTTCATAGTCGAGAGGATAGGCGGTGCGGTTAGGACTGAAACGGCGGCAAAGCTGGCGCTGCACTTCTATCCCAACGGACACGACACGGTCGTCGTCGCCAGCTCCAGCGACTACGGCTCCGCTTTGGCGGCCGCGAGGTGGGCCATGATATACGGATACCCCTTCCTCCTGACCCAGGAGGATGCCCTCTCTGACTCAACCGCCGACGCCATACGGAAGCTCCACCCGGATCTCGTCGAGCTCATGGGCGCCGGCATGTCCAAGGACGTCCAGAAGAAGATAGAGGCGATGGGATACCAGACCTACTGGGTCCGTGAGAACCTTGAGATAGAGATACCCGCCCAGCCCAAGGAGACCAACTGGGTGATGATAGCGGCCGCGGTGCTGCTCTCACTGGCCGTGGCGGTTCCGGTTTCGCTCTACTACGCCAAGAAGAAGTGGTCCGCCAACAGGGTGCCCATTGAGGTGCTGACCGAGAAGGAGCGCATAGTCGTGAACGCCATACTCGAGAAGGGCGGTACGGTCAAGCAGGAGGAGCTGCCGGAGCTGACGGGCTACTCGAGGCCGACGATAAGCAGGATCATCCAGGAGCTGGAGAAAAAGCAGCTGGTCGAGAGGGAGAAGGTGGGGAAGACCTTCATCGTGAAGCTCACGAAGGAAATAATAATCCGGGATTAGCGGTCGGAAAGCCCTACCGCTCATCACTTTTTTCAGCCCTGGCCGTTCTCCTCATCCCGCGGGATGTTAAAGAACCGAAACTGGGGAAAATGGCGGGAGAATAGGAGATCACTTCCGGAACAGGTGCCCGTGGGCCCTGTTCACGTGCCTTGTGTAGTCCTTGGATGTTCTGAAGAGCATTCCACAGCGCGGGCAGCGGTAGTAGCGGGTGCCGTCGCGGTCGTGGAATATAACCGCCTTCAGCTCCGCCACTTCCACCACCTCCAGACCTAGGTGAGAAAAGTCCTTTTAAAATTTTACGGAGGGATAGGGGAGGAGAGGGGAATCAGACCCATATCCTGTTGCCCTTCACCTTCAGGTAGCCGAGGCTCTGGAGCTCCTTGAGGAAATCCTCTATGGCATCTTCGTCGAAGTATATGTTCACCCTCTCGCGCTCGCCCTCAACGACTATCGGCTCCCTCTCCATTATGGCATCCATCAGTTCGTTCTTGCGCCTGTGCCTCTCGGCCAGCTCGAGTATGACGTCCGCCAGAACCGAGCGGGCTATGCCGTCGAACATCGCCTCGACAACG encodes:
- a CDS encoding DUF7128 family protein, which produces MVEVAELKAVIFHDRDGTRYYRCPRCGMLFRTSKDYTRHVNRAHGHLFRK
- a CDS encoding cell wall-binding repeat-containing protein; its protein translation is MVKRAVALTLILLVFSSFMLPLSSAQDTKEGPKYDLIIVRNDDLIDYIIALPYAKMLDVPILPVNREELDPGTIAQLQSYAQFGWNHVLIIGDSQAISDKVQDELLEMGFIVERIGGAVRTETAAKLALHFYPNGHDTVVVASSSDYGSALAAARWAMIYGYPFLLTQEDALSDSTADAIRKLHPDLVELMGAGMSKDVQKKIEAMGYQTYWVRENLEIEIPAQPKETNWVMIAAAVLLSLAVAVPVSLYYAKKKWSANRVPIEVLTEKERIVVNAILEKGGTVKQEELPELTGYSRPTISRIIQELEKKQLVEREKVGKTFIVKLTKEIIIRD